The following DNA comes from Rhipicephalus microplus isolate Deutch F79 chromosome 6, USDA_Rmic, whole genome shotgun sequence.
cttcctgtctggcgggtctgacgcaatgcctggcgacgtcactcatccttgggtgcacccacctgcagcgcagcctctccagattcgatgagaaagaataacgcggcccagcggcgaccccaatggaggagtctgacctcatgaccagcggcgcttctggttggacattttgttactgaaagaatccacccggtgcatataaaagaagccctgcggcgcgtcgcgagcagcagatcTGTTgaagagcagacatgtgtgtcagagaggagagctatgtgatagagagttgagctgtgtgccAGAGttgagagctatgtgatagagagttgagctatgcgTTAGCAGactcatttgagagcagacccatttgagagtagagctatgtgtttgagagaagagctcggctcttcgcgtctctgtcggccccagtgctccagtgccgaatttgtaacgcctctgtatatatgctgtacataaagcttgtttaactcactgtcgtctcgtccgctcgtctatcagctctgcgcagaagcagtcgcgatctgagaaacctacgctaccaaacggctggtgaccgtcctggtggaattcgaagcagtggtgccttcgggaccgtgttggcgtcgccgtctttcgcaacaaggccctcgcggccaatatGAGTGTACATAACCAAAACATAACTGATGCACAAATAATCATGCGCGACAACATAATTTCATTCAATAAATCTTGCTGCTAGACGATTTGGTTCATACATGGTAGGTAACAATTGTTGCACACTTAGAACACAAGGGCATGACGAATATGGCAGACTGTTGTAATCTACTGAGTATGATAATTTGATGACTGTTGATGCCTATACGACGTGAGTGATGGGTGTATTTATTGCCTACGAAGGCAAAATAAAGTTAGTTGTAAGTTTGCGGTCGTCCGTGCCTGCCATGTCGTGTTTTCTGGGTGCGTAATCATAGTTACCTACAAAAGACCCTCGTTAAGCATGGGGCCTACAGCTCCGAAGCCCGTTGCACTTGCTGCTACGCAACAGACGCATGTTTTATTCCTTAATGTGCTGCGTACGAGCGAACACGTTGATACACTTGACGTTCTTTCACTGTGCTGTTGTTTCATCTTGCTGTTGTTTCATCTTCTGTGCTGACGGCTTCATCTTGTGTGTAAGCTATCCAGGTAAAAGATCTGCACCTGCAGCACTGGTAGTGGTGTTGATCGAAATATTCCAGCGTGACTTGACCCCGACGGAGCCTGCTCAGGGCCGCTGGTTACCACGAGCACCGGCAGCGCGCCGGGTCgttcatcacccccccccccacctgatGCGACTGACGTCTGCGCTCGCTCGCGAATAACGACCTTGCGTAGTTCTATAAACTACCTTTACTATAGGCGTCATCGGGTGATCGGTATGCTCGGTATGCGTGCGCCACAGGTTCAGCTTACAAAAGACGTCAGTCTGCGTCGCGTTCAACGTCAAATAATTAACGCAGCAAGCCGCTCACACAACGCTTCACACAAGATTCACTGTGCGTATAGATCAGCACCATCGTTTTAACGTGTAAGCTGTGACGCACTTACAACAGGTGAtttcaaagaagaagaagaagaagaagaagaagaagaagaagaagaagaagaagaagaagaagaagaagaagaagaagaagaagaagaagaagaagaaaaagaagaagaagaagaagaagaagaagaagaagaagaagaagaagaagaagaagaagaagaagaagaagaagaagaagaagaagaagaagaagataaaCATTATGGAAGAACAGAGCACATTGAGTTATGCCCGGCCCTTGTCTTGTCAGTCTTGTCCGATGTGGAGTCACGTCAAGGGATGCCTCGCTAGAAAGTATGCTCATATAGAATCACACTAATTGTCGCGCCGTGTCAAATGCGTGAGGAGGAGGTGGTCTAAAAATTGCTACTTATTACAGTTCTCATTAGTGGGAACAGGAATACACGAAGATTAAGCTCTAGGTTAATTAAAGATGTATATACCTAATAAACCACATTATACAAATCACCATATTATATTTGGTGCTCGGCCAGagctcgtcatcatcatcatcaacaataTGCATTCAGATACCAAGGTGGACATATGGAAAATATCTGCTGTGTGCTTCGTAACTTGATAACGTATCGATAATTTATGCCGCCGCGGTCATCTGGTGTACACGTACTTGCAATAGGTACCTTGAGATAGTTTACAACGGTCTCGATGAAGGCGGTCCTTCAGCTTGCGCTGTCACTGTGCTTCGTGGCCCACGTAAGCATGGTgcgtgtacgtgcgtgcgtgtgtgtgtgtgcgtgtgtgtgtgcgtgtgtgtgtgcgtgtgtgtgtgtgtgtgcgtgtgtgtgtgcgtgtgtgtgtgtgtgcttgcgtgtgcgtgtgcgtgtgtgtgtgttgtgtatgtgtacgtgtgtgtgtgtgtgcgtgtgcgtgtgtgtgtgcgtgtatgtgtgcgtgtgtgtgtgcgtgtgcgtgtgtgtgtgcgtgtgtgtgtgttgtgtgtgtacgtgtgtgtgtgtgcgtgtgcgtgtgtgtgtgcgtgtgtgtgtgttgtgtgtgtgtgttgtgtgtgtgtacgtgtgtgtgggcgtgtgcgtgtgtgtgtgcgtgtgtgcgtgtgtgtgtgcgtgtatgtgcgtgtatgtgcgtgtgcgtgtgtgtgcgtgtgtgtgtgcgtgtgtgtgtgcgtgtgtgtgtgtgcgtgcgtgcgtgtgtgcgtgtgtgcgtgtgcgtgtgtgtgtgtgtgtgtgtgcgtgcgtgtgcgtgtgtgtgtgtgcgtgtgtgtgtgtgcgtgtgtgtgtgcgtgcgtgtgcgtgtgtaagtgtgcgtgtgtgtgcgtgtgtgtgtgtgtgcgtgtgtgtgtctgcgtgtgcatgtgtgtgtgcgtgtgtgtgtgttgtgtgtgtgggcgtgtgtgtgcgtgtgtgtatccgtgtgtgtgtgtgtgtgtgtgtgtgtgtgtgcgtgtgtgtgtgtgtgtgtgtgtgtgtgtgtgtgcgtgtgtgtgtgtgtgtgtgtgtgtgtgtttgaggcTATGTGGGTGTTTGTGGCTGTGCGTGCAGCTGCGTGTGTGCGGCtatgtgagtgtgtgcgtgcgtacgtagctatgtgtgtgtgcgcatgcgtgCTTTCTTAGCGTTCCTTTTTGTAATATGAACTATTCAAGTACGGTACACTGGCCGAGCAATTCAGGTGCAAAATAGTGACTCACAGATGTTAGTGCTCGTTGTTATGGCTAGGATGAGTTCATCAGCACCCCACAGAACCTGTCGGCAAAATCTATCCGCAGCTGCCAAATCTTTTGATTTGCTTCGCTTGCTAAACACCGACAAGCCGCAACATCTGTCTGCTTATTAATAGGCTCACAGCGCGTTGTCCGTCCGCCATCGTAGTACGGTGCTTTCGGTGCTTGGCTCTTAAGCCAATTCTTACAGTTTCTACCCCGGCTGCGCCGATTGCATTCAAACGAGCGTTTGACCAACaaaaaagagctcgtttcgcagatattCAGGTGCCGGTGTCAGCGTCGTTGTTTGATAGCCAAAAATCAGCGCCACCTGTTAGCACAAATTCAAAAAATACACGAATCCAAATGTGCAGAACTCCAGTAAATAACAAATATTTAGCCGATCCGACATACCATAGAAATTGATATTATGTGAAGCATGCATGCGAAAGGAAGCCGACTGTGGTGTAATTTTTCATTGAGCGAAACCTTGCGAAATGACGATAGAGACGTGTCCAAAGTCTGCACGCTAAAAATATCTGTTCAACAGTCTCATATATTTTAGATAACCAACGCCCGCAGTTATATAGTGATGTCAtcagcaacatgggtattaccaACATCAGAACCAGTAGGCTGATATATAGCGCTTGTGCTTAAGAGGATCGTAGTGCTGTCTATACTGCTATGAACAATTTTCAGCCGACAGCGCCTGTGTATACAATTTGCGCTGACCGACTTGACTCCCTTATCATGACGGTActtatgtaatgcttataaaattagatagcaaGCGCTGCAGTAACAAGAGATATTTAACCAACATTATGCTGGAGTAGGGTCTTTTCCAAAGAAGTTTCGAGACATGGCGTGTGTGTATTGCATGCGGAATCCTtcagttcgattcctgctgctAACATGAttcttattctttgcattcgtcggtaCAATGCTGCTTATGTCAATTTTTCTGAACACTCTCATTTAAGTTAGCAGTACCTGTCCGCGCCTTTCCTAAGTAGATATAAATTGTCAATCACCCGTGGCGCATGCCCACGTAGTGCTGTGCGTTGTAGACCGGTGCGTGTCACATGAGCTTAGAGGAAAGGTTTTGTCGGGATATGATTCAGGTCATGACAAGCCAGACACATTCGTCACACTACCCTCTTAATCTCAATTTTGGCCTAACCCAGGTTAAGGAGGCCATCAGAAGAGTACAGAGACGTAggtggccagacagacagacagacagacaaagatagatagatagatagatagatagatagatagatagatagatagatagatagatagatagatagatagatagatagatagatagatagatagatagatagatagatagatagatagatagatagatagatagatagatagatagatagatagatagatagatagatagatagatagatagatagatagatagatagatagatagatagatagatagatagatagatagatagatagatagatagatagatagatagatagatagatagatagatagatagatagatccgctTCCTCTTCCACTCAACGTCATTACAAATGCATAAAAGCGCACACTTCCCTAGGCTTGCCTTACCTCTAATGTTCATTCGCATCGCATGGCTCTTCGAGCTTTgttaacagagtaaaaaaaacgtCAGTAACTATACTATTTATCTACTTTTCGCCGTTAAATACTGCCACAttatataagttttttttttgtttttttagaaacGCAGTGAGCGTTTATGTTGTtgcggtgcatcatcgacaggagcaagcgtggcacttagcgaagatgaagaagacgcctgtgcgttaggcgcttgctcgagaggcaactcagacatcttgttcggctgccgactctcggtggacgctgtcctgtaagccaagacctcgctccgtcacatttggtggaggtgctgggtatataagtggtccatctgcttatgttatttagacgatgtcatcgtcttttcgcccacctttgacagccatataacacgtctgtcagctgttctggatgtttttcgaagagctgctctccagctcacttctgcaaaatgccatttcggacgtcgccaaatcaccatacccggccaccttgtcagtgccgatggtgttcaaccagatcccgaaaaggtgcgagcagtacaacaatttactgaaccacgctcaaccaaggacgtccgaagttttgtagggctatgttcctattttcgtcgatttgtccgcaacttcgccgacatcgctagaccgcttactgatctcttaaagaaggacgttccctttgcatggggtatagagcaagcggacgccttttcggctcttatccatctgctgactacgccaccagtactgacccatttcgacccagcatcacctacagagcttcggaccgatgccagtggtcatggaattggagcggtccttggccaacgacagcacgggaaggaccgcgtgattgcttacgccagtcgtcttctttcacctgccgaacggaagttctccatcactgagcgtgaatgcctagctttagtgtgggccgtggcgaagttcaggccttacctgtatggccgaactttttccgttgttacggaccatcacgctctttgctggctgtcatcgttgaaggacccatctggacatcttggtcgctgggcgctccgtctgcaagaatactcattcgtggtccactacaagtcgggacgcctccacacagacgcagactgtttgtcacgttatccggttgaaacgcccgacttgacagaccttgattcagacccctgcgttctctccatccacgctttgggtgatatctccaccgaacaacgacgtgacccgtcgttactcaccattatcgagcgtctgacctctgctccgacagacccttccgttcgcctgttcgaactgcacgacaacattctgtaccgtcgcagcttcaacgctgatggcccggaattactactcgtgcttccccatcacctgcgtaccagcgttctcgaacaactacattacgtacctacagccggtcacctaggcgtctctcgtacctacgatcgtgtgcgacgtcgctttttctggcccggactgtatcgttctgtggttcgctacgtcactgcttgcgaccgctgccaacgccgcaagcgcccctctgtgctaccgtctggcctcctacagcccattgacataccaacggaaccattcttccgtgttggccttgacctgttgggcccgtttcctacgtccacctccgcaaataaatgggttgcagtcgccatagactacgccacacgctttgccatcactaaagcactgccgacaagctgttccactgacgtcgctaactttctcttgtatgaagtcatccttcatcacggcgctccgcggcagctgcttactgatcgaggaaggtactttctttcacgtgttgtgtatgatattctccgcgcctgctccactgagcacaagcttaccaccgcttatcatccacagacaaatggattgaccgagcgtctgaaccgaacgctgacgcagatgctgtcaatgtacgttttgccagatcaccgtgactgggacaaagcactcccctttgtcacgttcgcgtacaattcttcacaacacgacacagctagttattcgccgttttatttgctatttggccgacatccagcattaccatttgacacgctccttccttcggctgcccccttgtctactgagtacgccagcgatgtcgtttctcgagcccatgcagcccgtcagcttgcccgtgatcggctgcacttgtcgcaagcgcagcaaaaagaccgctatgacagtcgccaccaaagcgtgcacttctcgccggggtctctggtacttctctggacaccaaaccgccaagtcagcttatcagagaagctactatcacactaccatggcccccacaaagtgttacgacaacttagtgacgtgagctacgagatcgcacccctaaacaatgccttttcgaccacctcactccagacagacgttgtacacgtttccagactgaaaccgtatcaccctcctcgttcgtcgccgccgtactaagcgccgtgacggcgcttccgccacaggggagtgatgttacggtgcatggagcaagcgtggcacttagcgaagatgaagaagacgcctgtgcgctaggcgcttgcacgagaggcaactcagacatcttgttcggctgccgactctcggtggacgctgtcctgtaagccaagacctcgctccgtcacattATGTTCAGGTGAAAATGCTTTCCCGAACAAAGAAGGCTGGCACTGCCGAAAGTATGTCACCATATATGCATTACGAAAACGACGCCTTTCGCTTTACCGGGTGGGTGTACCGTGAGTCATAGCCCATAGGCCCATCGTCATTAAAATTTGCTCGAGGCGTCTCTAAACCTTCTTTTTTTATATCCTGGTTTCTTTTTACAACCTCGTTTCTTCTAATGTCTGCAGGCTTCCCTCTTGCATAGTTCGCCCCTAATGCCCTACCATTCTCGACAACATTTCCAATCTCTTGGCGTACATTTGGTAACTATATTGGACTATAGTTTAACTTGTCTGGGTAGTACATGTCAAGTCTAGCGTCATTCTTTTTTCGCTGCTAATATGAAGTACGACATAAACTACACTTCTCCACCTCTGCTACTTCCACCATTTACTTGCTGTACTTactttctgccccgccgcggtggtctagtggctaaggtactcggctgccgacccgcaggtcgcgggttcgaatcccggctgcggtggctgcctttccgatggaggcggaaatgttgtaggcccgttggtctatacctcgaagataacgactgcatcctgcaccacatgattggcttccgaccagggttatccactcaagacaccatgttactcctaaagcatcaaattctagatagcggaaacactcgggacactcgtgcaatactcggtctcgatttagaaaaggccctcgacacaataacgcactcgtcaatcttgaaagcgatcgcagccctcggcctaggtcatcgatttcaCTACTTTATGCGCTCTTTTCtgactcgacgcagagccgtcctccgcgtaggagacctagtgtcggaagaagtggagctcggacagcggggcactcctcaggaatccgtcctctcacccacgctcttaAACCTCGTGATAAtggggctttccgaacgactttcaaaaatagacgggctaaatcacactatctatgcggataaTGTAACCGTATGATGCTCCAcggggtcggatggcttcattgagtccgccctgcaagaggctatcgacaccaccgagtcttacctcgaccacaccggtctcaggtgctcacctgcgaagtcggagctgttgatatatttgcccaaacgccggggtgccgagcccaaagggtggaaacctccggcggaacgcaatatcaccctccacaccagagatggtcgtactgtacccagggtagacaccatcaaggtcctcggcaagATCATCGAGTCCCGTGacaccaacacccaaacagtacacaagctcaggactaagactgagaatgccatactaCTCGTCCTAAGaatagccaacaggcaccatggcctcaaagaagacaacctgctgcgtctcgtacacgcgtttgttttgtgccattttacctacgttgccgcaaTACtgaagtggctacgtgctgagcgcgatcaacttaATGCACTTATTctcaaggtggtcaaacgagcccttggcctccctatccccactccaacgtacaaactcctcgagcttggcgtacataacacgctagaagagatcgccgaagctcaggaacgcgtgcaattgacccgactcactaccaccaaggcgggccgccatattctgcgcgagctcggcttcttttCCTCGAGgaccagggaccccccagagttgactctgattccccgtgaaatccgcgaccttatcacgatcgctcccataccacgaaatgtacaccccgaatacaacagaggcaggcgccttgcgcgggcgaccgccattctcaagcgcatagacatggaagcggacaacgtctcgttcgtggatgccgctgcctatcgcaacaaccaagccttcgccacggtcgcggtatcatccgcgcagcagactcttaactcagccacaatcctcacccgaaaccccgaagtagcggagcaagtagctatagctatagctatgctcgacagcaaacgggaattcatctacagcgactccaggccggccatcaaagccttcgaacgtggagtcatctccgaccaggcgttacgtatcctgcgcaatgagGACCCGaatgccctgaagcaccacactgtcatctggttccccgcccatctcggccaggtgccgggtgccctatccaacctcaacgagatagcccatgatgcagcgcgcgcacttaccgacagcgctgccacagggcaacctcatcttgctgggttggatattaatcgggatgcaccaattacgtacaatgaaattacaaagcacttttacctggaacgccgcatttttccgcCCCCACATCCGAAGCTTAACCGACCACAGGCATTacccctacgcctattacagacacacacgtatccaaaccttgccacgcttcacgtttattatcccgatgcataccccagcgacacatgcccatcatgtggacacacagggacactcgcacacatgctctgggagtgtagaacaactcctcccgactctacctcaagcaagtgggagaggtccctcaggagctcacttctcgccgaccagtaatgggccgtccagcaggcccacgaagtggCCGCCAAGTACTCCCTGTCAGTCCCTACGTGgaagacgcccgctacgcgctaagcgcatcctgcaggactgaaataaagttttttcattccattccacgAAAAAACAGGCCCGGGAAAGAAAATACAAACTACAGCGCTGAGTTTGTCACTGAGCCGGGTCACAGACTTACTATGTCAGTCTCTTACCGATGTGTCAACGTTCTCTGCCCTCTGTATCATTGTCGAATGGTCTAGACCATGAGAAGTATTTCTGGACGAATCATTAAAAATcaagatgggagccgacagatggaaacagcAAATCATAGGAACATCTAGGTGATATATAATATCTGTGCACCCGTGAGCATAATGAAAAGAACCAATGACGTCATTGTAACTGAGGCGTCTGCGCCGTTTCGTGGCCATCTGTCTGCTGTCAAGAGAACTTATCTGAAAATTTATCTGACACATTCCGTCGAAGTAATGCTCCCAACACCCATTTTTCAAAGAAATGCTTTCGACAGCAGACGGCCCTCGAAGACCGCGCAGAGCAGCGATATCGGCTCCTGCTTACGGGGTTCATATTGGCCTCAAGGATGTACCGCGGCACCACCTAtttgatgacgtcactcataggacgCCGGGTTGCGTTGTCTGCTAGAGCACCGCGTTTCCGGCGCATTTGCTGTGAACATCgtgcgtgcttccctttgttttgaagctgagtgcttaaagagccactcaccaggtttgacactTTTGAGCTGACAAGAGCAATGAGTAGATGAGGCGCGCATGATCACGTGTACCGAAACtggcaacgctacgcgccgcgaaaATATTCAAGTTTCGGTACGAACACTGCTTCCCCTTCCTTTTGTTAGGCGcgtgcccagagaatgagggcatgtcGTGCGCGTACGAATGACACTACGTAcatggcaatgcagtgacgttggtcctctacgtagacgactatgCTCTGACTATGCTCCACAGGGACAAGCGACACGGCGACAATTATTTActacaacatgcgtagtttatgtatttgttgctttaagagattaataaatttctatataaataatgagacgcaataaggggatgtgagcattctttttttttcgtttccattttttccccgtgaatcgcaacgagatgcggggctaatgtgccggcgttttGCATGACTGTACATAACCAATATGAGTGTACATAACCAAACCATAACTGATGCACAAACTAACATGCGCGACAACATAATTTCATTCAATAAATCTTGCTGCTAGACGATTTGGTTCATACATGGTAGGTTGCAATTGTTGCGCACTTGAAACACAAGGGCATGACGGATATGGCAGACTGTTGTAATCTACTGAGTATGATAATTCGATGACTGTTGATGCCTATACGACGTGAGTGATGGGTGTAT
Coding sequences within:
- the LOC142766030 gene encoding uncharacterized protein LOC142766030, with protein sequence MLACTGVGLVRVISKKKKKKKKKKKKKKKKKKKKKKKKKKKKKKKKKKKKKKKKKKKKKKKKKKKKKKKKKKKKKKINIMEEQSTLSYARPLSCQSCPMWSHVKGCLARKYAHIESH